The region TTATCTACTTTATAGAACTTAATCCATACTTTTTCTAAATCCTCTTCTGGAATTAACTCACCAGTATTAAAAACTGCTACACGAACTACATTCTCCATATGAATCAATTTGATTTCAACTATTTTAGCACCATCTGCATGATTGATCGCATTGCTTACGTAATTCGTCACTACTTCTTCAATCATGTATTCATCTGCCCATACATAACATGGCTGTTTTTCTTCAAAGATTATCCTAATCTCTTTTTGCTTGCATAGGATATCTGTCGATTGAATCACAGAATTAATAAGAGATACAATGTCGAAACGAATAATTTCCGGCTGATTATTACCAAATTCTAATTGATTCAAACTGAGTAGTTTTTTTACCATCTTATTCATCTTCATTGCTTCATCAATAATGACTTCACAATAAAACTCCCTACTCTGTTCATCCTCCGAAATATTATCTTTAAGACCTTCTGCATACCCTTGTATGAGAGCGATTGGTGTTTTTAGTTCATGAGTGACATTTGATAAGAATTCCTTCCTCATCTCGTCAATTTGTACTTTATCTTCAATATCGGATTGTAATTCAATATTCGCAACCTTTAATTCAGAAATTGTTTGCTCTAATTTTTCAGAAAGCATATTAATGCTATTCCCAAGCTGTCCAATTTCATCTTGTGACTTTCCTTCATACTTCGCATTAAAATCTAGGTTTGACATTTTCTTGGCGATGTTTTCTAATACCAAAATAGGTTTCGTGAAACTTCTGCTAATAAAGTACATAACTATCGTACCAACAACAGTTACAAAAATTCCGACATAAGCTAAGAAATTATTGGATATCGCAGAACTCGCCTGAAGATTTTCCATGTTAGTTCGTATGAATACGATAAATCCAGTATCTAATATTCCAATCAAGTCAATATAATTCATCTGCATCAATGCATCATGTTGGATATAAATATCGTATTTATTATCAACGGTTTTAATCCATTTTATTTTATCAATTAATGTATCTGGCGTATTTCCGTATAAGTACGCTTTCATTGATTTCTTTACTCGTTGAGTGTCACGATCAGTTCCATTCGATCGATATACCAATCCTAAATCCATATCTGAGATATATGCACTTGCATTGTTTTTCGAAATCATACTATCCATCATTACTAATTGTTCTTGAGTTAAACCTTTTTGACTGCTTTCATTGAAAGTATTATTAACCTCATAAAATACTGAATCCAAAGATTTTATCTTACTATACTGATAGTAATCAGTTAAAAAGGATTTATTTAATCCCCAGCACAAAAAAATCGTTAATGCCAGCGATATAGTAAGTAAAAATGTTATTTTCAATCGTAAGGAATGTTTCATTATACCACCTCGAATTTATAACCCATACCCCAGATGGTTTTGATATAATCACCCTTATCTCCCATTTTACTGCGAAGTTTTTTCACATGAGTATCAATGGTTCTAGCATCTCCAAAGTAATCATAATTCCATACATTATTTAAAATCTTTTCCCTGGATAAAGCAAC is a window of Lachnoclostridium phytofermentans ISDg DNA encoding:
- a CDS encoding sensor histidine kinase → MKHSLRLKITFLLTISLALTIFLCWGLNKSFLTDYYQYSKIKSLDSVFYEVNNTFNESSQKGLTQEQLVMMDSMISKNNASAYISDMDLGLVYRSNGTDRDTQRVKKSMKAYLYGNTPDTLIDKIKWIKTVDNKYDIYIQHDALMQMNYIDLIGILDTGFIVFIRTNMENLQASSAISNNFLAYVGIFVTVVGTIVMYFISRSFTKPILVLENIAKKMSNLDFNAKYEGKSQDEIGQLGNSINMLSEKLEQTISELKVANIELQSDIEDKVQIDEMRKEFLSNVTHELKTPIALIQGYAEGLKDNISEDEQSREFYCEVIIDEAMKMNKMVKKLLSLNQLEFGNNQPEIIRFDIVSLINSVIQSTDILCKQKEIRIIFEEKQPCYVWADEYMIEEVVTNYVSNAINHADGAKIVEIKLIHMENVVRVAVFNTGELIPEEDLEKVWIKFYKVDKARTREYGGNGIGLSIVKAIMNAHNKECGVVNHSNGVEFWFELDITS